Genomic segment of Paenibacillus sp. FSL R5-0623:
CCGGAACAGCCTACAGCTATCATAATCCCAATTACGTGCTGCTGGCGAACCTCGTGGAAAGTGTTAGCGGAGATCGCTTTTCAGATTACCTGAAAGAACATATTTTTGAACCACTAGGAATGAATCACACCTTCAGTGTCAGCACGACGCAGCAATTCTATGAGAATAATACTATCCCGCTAGGACATTACCTGAGTTTGGGACGCGCTATAAGTCAATCCGAACCGCTTTGGTTCATTGAGGGCCCAGCCGGCATCGTTTCAACCGCAGAGGACATGTCCCTATGGATGCTTTCCCAATATCACGGCCGCCTCGTTTCCCCTGTGCTGATGAAACAATATCATGCAGTAGGAGATATCGGTCCGTACGGCATGGGCTGGCTTGCAAACCAAGATGCGTCTAGCGGCCGAACGATCTCCCACAGCGGCATTTTCTGGACCTACAAGTCAGAAGAACTGGTTTATTTGGACGAGCAAATGGGCATTGCCGTAATGTTTAATTCTGGTATAAACGCTTATGTGAATTACTCGGCATTTATTGATGGAATAGCGGATATTATGAGGGGGCAGGAACCCCAAACCTTTTTTGTAAACGGTCGGAATATGGAAACGATCATGATTGCGCTGATCATCGCTACGCTTGCATGGGGCATCTACGCCTATTTTCGCATACTTCGGAACAACCACCGCCTAACGGTCAGCAAATTGATTCTGATCCCGGTTGGAACACTGATCCCGGTTCTAATTCTCTTGTCTCTGTTCCCATTGGTTACGTTTATCGGCGGAGGACGTGTGCTGCCTTGGTTTGGCATCTGGACTACCCTGTCATCTCCAATCATATGGCTTTTGGTATGGTCACTTGTAAATTTCGTGCATTTGGCTTGTTATATCTATGTCTATTTTCAGAATACAAAAAACGACCATTTGGAGTTACCTCAGTAATGGAATTTTAGATTCTCTATTTAGTCGGCTGTTATTGTATCTGTTGAAGTATTCGGCCAAGAAGGATTAAGAGTTCTATGTATAGCTGACTTATTAAGCTAATTTAGCTTCTGAAATTACAAAAAGCTTCTGTCTCACCGATGGGAACAAGGTCCCTTTGGCGAGGCAGAAGCTTTCTGTTATGCGATACTTTAACGATTAACCGAACAGTTTTGCCGCGTGGCGTTGTTCGTAAGCAGCGATTTCATCATCATGTTGAAGAGTCAGACCGATATCATCCAATCCTTGCAACAGGAATTGACGACGGTGCTCATCCAGATCAAAATCGATATGCAGTCCGTATGCATCAGTAATCGTTTTGTTTTCCAGATTTACATTCATCTCATAGCCTTCATGTGTCGCTGTACGTTGGAACAAGTCTTCAACTTGCTCTTCTGACAGCTTGATTGGCAAGATTCCGTTCTTAAAGCAGTTATTATAGAAGATGTCTGCATAAGATGGAGCGATGACACAACGGAATCCATAGTCCAAAATCG
This window contains:
- a CDS encoding serine hydrolase domain-containing protein, whose translation is MLKLKKRMYITISCLLLCTAWATSVSANEARDRTEVLQEIDEYMNRNMKANHIKAASLAIANNDEVFYAKGYGTFADGREVTGNTPFPIASLSKSFTALAVLQLVDKSRIDLDATYASYFPELSPQDPRVLDITVRHLLNQTSGLNDKINPDMTKTPQFQSLDEANQLLNTVQLAHIPGTAYSYHNPNYVLLANLVESVSGDRFSDYLKEHIFEPLGMNHTFSVSTTQQFYENNTIPLGHYLSLGRAISQSEPLWFIEGPAGIVSTAEDMSLWMLSQYHGRLVSPVLMKQYHAVGDIGPYGMGWLANQDASSGRTISHSGIFWTYKSEELVYLDEQMGIAVMFNSGINAYVNYSAFIDGIADIMRGQEPQTFFVNGRNMETIMIALIIATLAWGIYAYFRILRNNHRLTVSKLILIPVGTLIPVLILLSLFPLVTFIGGGRVLPWFGIWTTLSSPIIWLLVWSLVNFVHLACYIYVYFQNTKNDHLELPQ
- the leuD gene encoding 3-isopropylmalate dehydratase small subunit, which encodes MEEFKTLQGIVAPVDRVNVDTDAIIPKQFLKRIERTGFGQFLFYEWRFDEEGNNNASFEMNKPRYEGASILISRANFGCGSSREHAPWAILDYGFRCVIAPSYADIFYNNCFKNGILPIKLSEEQVEDLFQRTATHEGYEMNVNLENKTITDAYGLHIDFDLDEHRRQFLLQGLDDIGLTLQHDDEIAAYEQRHAAKLFG